Proteins from a single region of Styela clava chromosome 1, kaStyClav1.hap1.2, whole genome shotgun sequence:
- the LOC120348407 gene encoding uncharacterized protein LOC120348407: protein MLCSRKCLSVICGLYLLTICQLTTSVLSDETNTENTSAEDTKHDVPQPPSKNNTVTASPPSQTHPGMKDLIYANQDMLRRAMYVTFAVSGILIVYFGIRFIRARRRRARRYGRLVTPGRENMEMEHLASDEDEDVTVFDARQSLMQ from the exons ATGTTGTGTTCTAGGAAGTGTCTCAGTGTTATTTGTGGATTATACTTACTAACAATATGTCAGCTTACAACGAGTGTTTTGAGTGATGaaacaaacacagaaaataCATCAGCTGAAGATACAAAACATGATGTACCACAGCCTCCTTCTAAAAATAATACCGTTACAGCTTCTCCTCCATCACAGACTCATCCAGGAATGAAGGATCTTATATACGCCAATCAAGATATGTTGAGACGAGCGATGTATGTAACTTTTGCAGTGTCTGGGattttaattgtttattttggGATTCGTTTTATAAG AGCACGGCGTCGAAGGGCAAGAAGATATGGAAGACTAGTTACACCTGGTCGAGAAAATATGGAAATGGAACATTTAGCATCAGACGAAGATGAAGATGTAACTGTATTTGATGCAAGACAAAGTCTTATGCAATAA